agttctctccccccccccaattacattctcacaacaaccctgcgaggcaaGTTAGACTAAGACAGCGGCTGGCCCAGAGcgaacccagtgagcttcatggctaagtgaggatttgaatccggTTCTCATTCCAACGCCCCGCATCTGCTCCTGTCTCTCTTAGGCTCAGCAGCAGCCCACAAAGGAACAAGAGACGCCGCCCGGCAAGATGGAGGTGTGCCGGCCAGACCTAGCCTCTGAGGGAGAGGGGGCCAAGGCCAACAAGCCGCCGGCGAAGGAGCCCCCTCACACGCCTCAGACTTCGCGCAAGAAGAAAGCaagcaagaagaagaaaaagaaggcagtTCAGGAGAATGGTGGGTCACTCCACAGCCTTTTGTGTCGGTGGGCTCCCAATTGTGGGCTTACCCGGAGGCAGTGCCTCTGAGCTGCCGTTTTAAAATGCCCCGCTGTGCTCCCGACACAGCATGGCTGGAAATGTACAACGGTTTGCACAACCACCTGCTCAAGCATCGGGCACCGGGTATAAGTGGTCAGTGGCCCCTgccaggacattgggcccaagcTGTTGGTTGAGGGCGACAGGAGCTGATGACAGGCCTGATGGCAATAgcgagaaaaaacaacaaccctgtaaaccAGGAGTGGAATCTGTAGCCTTCCAGGTGTTGGACTGCATCATATGAAAACAGTACCTGGAGACCagtaatatctggaaggccacaggttcccccacccttgcagtaaAATGTCGCTTTAGTGCAATTGTAGGGTTAGTAGTGAATTTTGTGCATGAGAAGGTCAGAGCCCTGTTCAAAATGGACGTAAAGACCTTCTTTGTACTGGGTGTGCGAGGGATCCTAAATGTTTGGTTTATTTAACTAGCCTTCACGGCAGGAAATGTCTCtgcaggaagggagggaaaggtggtggtggtctgcTTTCTTGGTGAAACAAACACTTGTTTAAAAATTGGACTCCAGTTCCGTACTGGGCAGGTGATTGATAACGCTAGACAGAGTTGAGACTGTTCTAAAGTTTAAGCCTATGTTCTTCGGCAGTATAAGCTGTAGGGGGCAGGAGACATTCGTCAATTACCACTCAGTTTCAGAAGCAAGATGTGGAAACATTTTGTGTTTAGGAATTATGGTGACtgaaaaagacattaaaaccatTTAGTAGCTAAAGCAATTACAAAAAACAAAGCCGTTGTTAGTTACCGCCCATGCTATAAATAAGCTTGGTCTGCTGCGTGTACATCTTTCCAGGCACAGATATTTTAACATACTAAGTTAAAgagaaggcccatagctcaatgacggagcatctgctttgtatgcagaaggtcccagattcaatccctggcatctccagggagggctggaatggccCACCTGAAACCCTGTAGAGGTGCTACCAAGTCAGTGTCGGCAattctgagctagacagaccactgGTCCGACTCGGTATAAGGTATCTTTATACGTTCCTCCATGCTTGTAGTCTAAAATGGCTCAGGCTCCTCTCTCTGATGCCATTATTTTGAAGCAGGAAAACATGCCAGCAAAAGCAAGAAGCACTCCATCTTTGTGACATCACCCCTCGAACTCCTTCATCGCCAAAGCGGTGGCGGAGTGCCCCAAGGTGACACCTCAAAGGCAACCCCAGGTGAAGCAGCAAGAGGCCCTCTCTCCAATTCTACTTCCACCATTTCGTTCTTGGCCGAAGGAGACTCTGAGCTGCCCAACGAGAGCCTTCGCTGGGATGGGATCCTGGATGATCCCACGGCGGAAAAGGAACGGCTGTGGATCTATAGGCTGAACAGAAGGAGACGCTACAGGGCACATATCCAGCAAAACCTACCGGCAGAGCCATCCTTCGCTCTTAAGCATTTGCCACAACTTGGTGCACCTGCGCATGTGAACGGAGAGCACTTGCTATGCAAGAGCAAGTCCTCCACTACCACTTCTGTGGCCAACAAAGACCAAAGCAGGCTGAATTCCAAGATCCTCACTAAAGCCTCAAAGAGGCAGTCAGCATTGATGCCAAGTATTTCTCAGGAAATTgtataaaaaaaatcttcctaacagttgttttgcttccttttttgaaaaaaagcaaaGGGACTTGATGTGGTAACCAGTATCCTTGAAGCTCATGGGATTATTAATACTTTCATCAGGTTACCCAATGGCTATTTGCATATTATGATTTTCAGTATGAAAAGTTCTGTATGAGTAACTAGAAAATTGTCTGACTGCATCTGCCTAACCTTCCATGGAAATTAAATGTGGGGGTCAGGGGAAGAGAGAAATCCACATGCAGGGATAACTCCAAAGTCCTGAGTATTTCAGACACACCAGACGTCAAGTTGGTTGCATACTGAACACAGTGTACATTAATTAACACAGATGTAGCTTTATTCCAGCACAGCAACACTAAAATACTACCAAGTACTAAGGGCACTTATTACACCTTGTATACAGCAAGGAACTTTTTTGTCTGTGCTGTTTGCTTTGCCACCTTTCTCAGAATTAAACCATCGCTTCTCTGCTTTGCACCAGCATCTTCCCATGCAGTTGACTAAGAGAGCATGAAGGATGCCACCTTTTCAGGTCTGTGGGGAGGTAGAGCAACGGGACAATAAAAATATCTACCCTGAACTTTGGACTTCCTGTTACTGTGTGGTGGATAACCTTTTCCAGGCGGATGGCAACATTCGCTTTCTAGGCAGCCTCTCGGGCCACATGCCCGAGgagggtggggccagagggaaaagtggttgGAGCAGCACAtggaaattttacctttgtacattaggATAGTTTCTGCTTACCCGCTTCTGTGTAtttgttgagccccagcttccccaggaggagcagggagaggagccagaggtggatgaggttttcgagggcattgagggaggggatgtagttgacagcctgccagttcccatggacaacCCTCCCACCAACGCAGAGCTCACTCCACCTACAAGCGCCCCAACAGAGCCGTTTGGGGATGACCTCGCGCACGCACCAACGCCACCCCCCCAGGACttcccgcctggcacttcaaacattGCCCCGCCAGTGGGTTCTCTGCCCCCTGAAGCCGAGccggcacctagcgagcctgtactgtcagatgagcaggcggaggctcgcccccccctcgCCCCATGTGAGACGCCGCGAGAAGCGGGTCAGCCAGAAGGTGGTACTTTGacagagtcagagattacgagcgaagacctttcctacttgaGGTGCCCCCCtgactggggtgctgagtcaactttctctacacgctgcagagcatgcttaggtagcttagatagggtcagtagtgagtcagcctagataggtctatgaagcgcactgcttgtgatgtaaccattactctaataaaacaagaattaattccagtctcgtctcCGTCTCATCTcttggactctgggcaggacagcattccctccaggcaagccagagactgtgagttcaaggacatattccaaacACACAAAAGCATTACATGAGGTTGGAAGCAGGgctgatgaggggtgtggctgaaGAGGACATGTGACTttgggaaagtcccaagggcaaGATAAAGAGGCTTTGAGGGCTacgtttggcccctgggcctgaggttccacatTCCTGTTTTACCAGGATGGTTCGAACTATTCATGGATCTTTGGGGTAATGTGTTGTGACTGGATAAA
This portion of the Rhineura floridana isolate rRhiFlo1 chromosome 21, rRhiFlo1.hap2, whole genome shotgun sequence genome encodes:
- the LIAT1 gene encoding protein LIAT1 isoform X2, giving the protein MEVCRPDLASEGEGAKANKPPAKEPPHTPQTSRKKKASKKKKKKAVQENGKHASKSKKHSIFVTSPLELLHRQSGGGVPQGDTSKATPGEAARGPLSNSTSTISFLAEGDSELPNESLRWDGILDDPTAEKERLWIYRLNRRRRYRAHIQQNLPAEPSFALKHLPQLGAPAHVNGEHLLCKSKSSTTTSVANKDQSRLNSKILTKASKRQSALMPSISQEIV
- the LIAT1 gene encoding protein LIAT1 isoform X1 — protein: MEVCRPDLASEGEGAKANKPPAKEPPHTPQTSRKKKASKKKKKKAVQENAGKHASKSKKHSIFVTSPLELLHRQSGGGVPQGDTSKATPGEAARGPLSNSTSTISFLAEGDSELPNESLRWDGILDDPTAEKERLWIYRLNRRRRYRAHIQQNLPAEPSFALKHLPQLGAPAHVNGEHLLCKSKSSTTTSVANKDQSRLNSKILTKASKRQSALMPSISQEIV